A stretch of the Bradyrhizobium arachidis genome encodes the following:
- a CDS encoding ABC transporter permease subunit, translating into MKDRLPILIFAALMAAIPFVPGVPPFWIVLLDNIGLAALVAMGLVLLTGVGGLTSFGQAAFVGFGAYTTAVLSTAYGLSPWLTLPLSLVVSGLLAVLLGLITVRLSGHYLPLGTLAWGLGLFYLFSKLEFLGRNDGISAIPPLSIGSFKMLDPGSIYYAVWIAVILSALVTVNLLDSRTGRAIRALRRGHVAAEAFGVHTPRAKLLVFIHAAVLAGLSGWLYAHMQRAVNPTPFGAQAGIEYLFIAVVGGAGYVWGGVLGAAIVVILKEVLQSYLPLIVHGSGQVETIVFGIMLVLLLQLAPGGLWPWLMSFLPQKTNGKKPDTSLKLPARERATGESDILLQVDKARKQFGGVIAVNNVSFDVQAREIVALIGPNGAGKSTTFNLITGVLSATAGSISVLGRKVDNAPPQEIVKLGISRTFQHVKLVPDMTVLENVAIGAHLRGHSGPISSMLRLDRADEAKLLAEAARQIERVGLGEQMHQLAGSLSLGQQRIVEIARALCVDPMLLLLDEPAAGLRHMEKQQLAKLLRELRDGGMSVLLVEHDMGFVMNLADRIVVLDFGTKIAEGTPATIKTNPEVIKAYLGVAA; encoded by the coding sequence ATGAAAGACCGGCTTCCCATTCTCATCTTCGCAGCTCTGATGGCGGCGATCCCGTTCGTTCCGGGCGTGCCGCCGTTCTGGATTGTGCTGCTCGACAATATCGGCCTTGCCGCGCTGGTCGCGATGGGGCTGGTGCTGCTCACCGGCGTCGGCGGCCTCACCTCATTCGGGCAGGCCGCGTTCGTCGGTTTTGGCGCCTACACCACGGCGGTGCTGTCGACGGCCTACGGCCTCTCGCCCTGGCTGACGCTGCCGCTGTCGCTGGTCGTCAGCGGACTGCTGGCGGTGCTGCTCGGCCTGATCACGGTCCGCCTCTCCGGCCACTATCTGCCGCTCGGCACGCTCGCCTGGGGGCTCGGCCTGTTCTACCTCTTCAGCAAGCTGGAGTTTTTGGGAAGAAACGACGGCATCTCGGCGATCCCGCCGCTGTCGATCGGATCGTTCAAGATGCTCGATCCGGGTTCGATCTACTATGCGGTCTGGATTGCGGTGATCCTCTCGGCGCTGGTGACGGTGAACCTCCTGGATTCCCGCACCGGCCGCGCCATCCGTGCGCTCCGGCGCGGCCATGTCGCCGCCGAAGCCTTTGGCGTGCACACCCCGCGCGCAAAGCTTCTCGTGTTCATCCATGCCGCCGTACTGGCCGGCCTCTCCGGCTGGCTCTACGCGCACATGCAGCGCGCGGTGAACCCGACGCCGTTCGGCGCGCAGGCCGGCATCGAATATCTCTTCATCGCCGTTGTCGGCGGCGCCGGCTATGTCTGGGGCGGCGTGCTCGGCGCTGCGATCGTCGTGATCCTGAAAGAGGTGCTCCAGAGCTATCTGCCGCTGATCGTGCACGGCTCGGGACAGGTCGAGACCATCGTGTTCGGCATCATGCTGGTGCTCCTGCTCCAGCTCGCGCCCGGAGGCCTCTGGCCCTGGCTGATGTCGTTCCTGCCGCAGAAGACCAATGGCAAGAAGCCCGACACCTCGCTAAAGCTCCCGGCGCGCGAGCGAGCGACCGGCGAGTCCGACATCCTGCTCCAGGTGGACAAGGCGCGAAAGCAGTTCGGCGGCGTAATCGCGGTCAACAACGTCTCCTTCGACGTCCAGGCCCGCGAGATCGTCGCGCTGATCGGGCCGAACGGCGCCGGCAAGAGCACGACCTTCAACCTGATCACCGGCGTGCTCAGCGCCACCGCAGGCTCGATCTCGGTGCTCGGCAGGAAAGTCGACAACGCCCCGCCGCAGGAGATCGTGAAGCTCGGCATCAGCAGAACCTTCCAGCATGTGAAGCTGGTGCCCGACATGACCGTGCTGGAGAACGTCGCGATCGGAGCGCATCTGCGCGGACATTCGGGGCCGATCTCCTCGATGCTGCGGCTCGACCGCGCCGATGAGGCAAAGCTGCTCGCGGAAGCCGCGCGGCAGATCGAGCGCGTCGGCCTCGGCGAGCAGATGCATCAGCTCGCCGGCTCGCTGTCGCTCGGACAGCAGCGCATCGTCGAGATCGCGCGTGCACTCTGCGTCGATCCGATGCTGCTCCTGCTCGACGAGCCTGCCGCGGGCCTTCGCCACATGGAAAAGCAGCAGCTCGCAAAACTGCTGCGTGAGCTGCGCGACGGCGGCATGAGCGTGCTGCTGGTCGAGCACGACATGGGTTTCGTCATGAACCTTGCCGACCGCATCGTGGTGCTCGATTTCGGCACCAAGATCGCCGAGGGAACGCCGGCGACGATCAAGACCAATCCCGAAGTGATCAAGGCCTATCTCGGAGTCGCGGCATGA
- a CDS encoding branched-chain amino acid ABC transporter permease encodes MNTTIMLFLVQDGITNGAIYALLGLALVLVFAVTRVILIPQGEFVTYGALTYASLASGQMPGTAKLALAMGIVAFALDLFAARKALHGRLVARSLAANVVLPAIVLALTLSYAGQKAPVAVSMALSLVIVAMIGVYLYRIVFQPLAHTSVLVLLIASVGVHLALQGLGLLFFGAEGQRGPAVLSTAFTAGSLRFTGQSITVYGITIAFIVGLWLFFGWTRYGKALRATAVNRLGARLAGIRTSLSGQIAFLLASVIGALSGILIVPITTLYYDSGFLIGLKGFVAAIIGGLVSYPLTAVAALFVGIVEAFSSFYASNYKEVIVFMLLIPVLLLRSLAAPAVEEEKD; translated from the coding sequence TTGAACACGACCATCATGCTGTTCCTGGTGCAGGACGGCATCACCAATGGCGCGATCTACGCGCTGCTCGGATTGGCGCTGGTGCTGGTATTTGCCGTCACCCGCGTAATCCTCATTCCACAAGGCGAATTCGTCACCTATGGGGCGCTGACCTATGCCTCGCTCGCCTCCGGCCAGATGCCGGGCACGGCGAAGCTGGCGCTCGCCATGGGCATTGTGGCCTTCGCGCTCGATCTGTTCGCGGCGCGCAAGGCGCTGCACGGCAGGCTGGTCGCCCGCAGCCTTGCAGCCAACGTCGTGCTGCCGGCAATCGTGCTGGCCCTGACGCTCTCCTATGCCGGTCAGAAGGCGCCGGTGGCGGTCAGCATGGCGCTGTCGCTGGTGATCGTCGCGATGATCGGCGTCTATCTCTATCGCATCGTGTTCCAACCGCTCGCGCACACCTCGGTGCTGGTGCTGCTGATCGCATCGGTCGGCGTGCACCTGGCGCTGCAGGGACTGGGGCTCTTGTTCTTCGGCGCCGAAGGCCAGCGCGGACCCGCCGTGCTGTCGACCGCGTTCACCGCGGGCTCGCTGCGCTTCACCGGCCAGAGCATCACCGTCTACGGCATCACAATCGCCTTCATCGTCGGCCTCTGGCTGTTCTTCGGCTGGACGCGCTACGGCAAGGCGCTGCGCGCCACCGCCGTTAACCGGCTCGGCGCGCGGCTTGCAGGCATCCGCACCTCGCTGTCGGGGCAGATCGCCTTCCTGCTCGCCTCCGTCATCGGCGCGCTGTCGGGCATTTTGATCGTTCCGATCACGACCCTCTACTACGACAGCGGCTTCCTGATCGGCCTGAAAGGCTTTGTCGCGGCGATCATCGGCGGGCTGGTCAGCTATCCGCTGACCGCGGTCGCCGCGCTGTTCGTCGGCATCGTCGAGGCGTTCTCGTCCTTCTATGCCAGCAATTACAAGGAGGTCATCGTCTTCATGCTGCTGATCCCCGTGCTGCTGCTGCGCTCGCTCGCAGCTCCCGCGGTCGAGGAAGAGAAGGACTGA
- a CDS encoding LysR family transcriptional regulator, with protein sequence MDRLDAMQVFVTVADLSGFAPAARKLRLSPSAVTRTIAALEEHLGARLLQRTTRQVTLTDVGTRYLERARRILADVEEADSSAQQERNRPSGRLVVSAPLGFGRLHVGPVMSAYLKRYPDVTGELRLSDHLVNLVEDAVDVAVRIGHLADSSLVARQVGEMRRIVVASPDYLKRHGEPKTPGALLQHQTLQFGPASNWRFVQDGRDIEVTPVARFISNSADAVLQHADAGGGVTRVLAYQAADGLKRGRLKIVLARFEQPALPIHVVYPTSRLLSAKVRAFIDLVVESTEWKFG encoded by the coding sequence ATGGACCGTCTCGACGCCATGCAGGTCTTCGTCACCGTCGCCGATCTCAGCGGCTTTGCGCCGGCGGCGCGCAAGCTGCGGCTGTCGCCTTCGGCCGTGACGCGGACGATCGCCGCGCTGGAAGAGCATCTCGGTGCGCGGCTGCTGCAGCGGACCACGCGGCAGGTGACGCTCACCGACGTCGGCACGCGCTATCTCGAGCGCGCCAGGCGGATCCTCGCCGATGTCGAGGAGGCCGATAGCTCCGCCCAGCAGGAGCGCAACCGGCCGAGCGGGCGGCTCGTGGTCTCCGCACCGCTGGGTTTTGGCCGGCTCCATGTCGGCCCGGTGATGTCGGCCTACCTCAAGCGCTATCCCGACGTCACCGGCGAGCTGCGGCTGTCGGATCATCTCGTCAACCTCGTCGAGGACGCCGTCGATGTCGCCGTTAGAATCGGCCATCTCGCCGATTCCTCGCTGGTCGCGCGCCAGGTCGGCGAGATGCGGCGGATCGTGGTGGCCTCACCCGATTATCTGAAGCGCCACGGCGAGCCGAAGACACCGGGCGCGCTGCTTCAACACCAGACGCTCCAGTTCGGCCCCGCAAGCAACTGGCGCTTCGTGCAGGATGGCCGTGACATCGAGGTTACACCCGTCGCGCGCTTCATCTCGAACAGTGCCGACGCGGTGTTGCAACATGCCGATGCCGGCGGCGGCGTGACGCGCGTGCTGGCTTACCAGGCGGCCGACGGACTGAAGCGCGGGCGGCTGAAGATCGTGCTCGCCAGATTCGAGCAGCCGGCGCTGCCGATCCACGTGGTCTATCCGACCTCGCGCCTGCTCTCGGCCAAGGTGCGGGCGTTCATCGATCTCGTGGTGGAGAGCACGGAGTGGAAGTTCGGGTAG
- a CDS encoding MarR family winged helix-turn-helix transcriptional regulator, producing MTVSKTVEKSAEVTKSRKDAGDNPAEALHLGELSEQLGYVLKRAQLKVFENFLRCVASLQLTPAQFSVLLLVEQNPGRNQTEIASTLGILRPNFVAMLDNLESRDLCARIRSTNDRRSHILVLTDKGKAVLTRAKKLVATKHEARLNEVLGAANREALIAMLSKIANEF from the coding sequence ATGACCGTTTCAAAAACCGTTGAAAAGTCAGCGGAAGTGACCAAGTCGCGCAAGGACGCCGGGGACAACCCGGCCGAGGCGCTGCACCTTGGCGAGCTTTCCGAGCAACTCGGCTACGTGCTCAAGCGTGCCCAGCTCAAGGTGTTCGAGAACTTCCTGCGCTGCGTCGCCTCGCTACAGCTTACGCCGGCGCAGTTCTCCGTGCTGCTGCTGGTCGAGCAGAACCCGGGCCGTAACCAGACCGAGATCGCCTCCACGCTCGGCATCCTGCGCCCGAACTTCGTGGCGATGCTCGACAATCTGGAGAGCCGCGACCTCTGCGCCCGGATCCGCTCCACCAACGACCGCCGCTCGCACATCCTGGTGCTGACCGACAAGGGCAAGGCCGTGCTGACCCGCGCGAAAAAGCTCGTCGCCACCAAGCACGAGGCGCGCCTCAACGAGGTGCTCGGGGCGGCCAACCGCGAAGCCCTGATCGCAATGCTTTCGAAGATCGCGAACGAGTTTTGA
- a CDS encoding helix-turn-helix transcriptional regulator, with the protein MITAAQLRAARALLGIDQRELAQRCSLSLPTIQRMEASEGVIRGNVDSLMKLVEALAAAGIELIGEGTASAGGGRGVRLTSPPGGDVK; encoded by the coding sequence GTGATCACTGCTGCGCAACTTCGGGCCGCCCGGGCCCTGCTGGGGATTGACCAGCGCGAACTCGCGCAGCGCTGCTCGCTGTCGCTGCCGACGATCCAGCGCATGGAAGCCTCCGAAGGCGTGATCCGCGGCAACGTCGATTCCCTGATGAAGCTCGTCGAAGCGCTTGCCGCCGCCGGCATCGAGCTGATCGGCGAAGGCACGGCGTCCGCCGGCGGTGGGCGCGGCGTACGGCTGACGTCGCCACCGGGCGGGGACGTCAAATGA
- a CDS encoding ABC transporter ATP-binding protein: MSALLSVTDAHVAYGKVEAVRSVSLEVGANEIVTIVGANGAGKTTLLSAIMGVLPLKGRVAFAGQDLARYEIEDRVAMGLGLVPEHRELFVTMNVEDNLELGAFRIAKAQMRSSMERVYSLFPRLKERRKQLAGTLSGGEQQMLAMGRALMGAPKLLMLDEPSLGLAPIIVADIFRIVTELRASGVSVLLVEQNAQAALKIADHAYVMELGEFVLSGKAADIAANERVAASYLGFQHEAASAL, encoded by the coding sequence ATGAGCGCGCTGTTGTCAGTCACCGACGCGCATGTCGCATACGGCAAGGTCGAGGCGGTCCGCTCGGTCTCGCTTGAGGTCGGCGCGAACGAGATCGTCACCATCGTCGGCGCCAACGGCGCCGGCAAGACCACGCTGCTCTCGGCCATCATGGGCGTCCTGCCGCTGAAGGGCCGCGTCGCCTTTGCAGGGCAAGATCTCGCCCGGTACGAGATCGAGGACCGCGTCGCGATGGGCCTCGGCTTGGTCCCGGAGCACCGCGAATTGTTCGTCACGATGAATGTCGAGGACAATCTCGAGCTCGGCGCATTCCGCATCGCCAAGGCGCAGATGAGATCCTCGATGGAGCGGGTCTACAGCCTGTTTCCGCGCCTGAAGGAGCGGCGCAAGCAGCTCGCCGGCACGCTGTCCGGCGGCGAGCAGCAGATGCTCGCAATGGGCCGCGCGCTGATGGGCGCGCCAAAACTGCTGATGCTGGACGAGCCGAGCCTGGGCCTCGCGCCGATCATCGTCGCCGATATTTTTCGTATCGTCACCGAGCTACGTGCGAGCGGCGTGTCCGTGCTGCTGGTCGAGCAGAACGCACAGGCCGCGCTGAAAATCGCCGACCACGCCTATGTGATGGAGCTTGGCGAATTCGTGCTCAGCGGCAAGGCCGCCGATATCGCCGCCAACGAGCGGGTAGCGGCGAGCTATCTCGGTTTCCAGCACGAAGCCGCAAGCGCGTTGTGA
- a CDS encoding pyridoxamine 5'-phosphate oxidase family protein, whose protein sequence is MNSGLTYASDVAFTPAVKAIQARKGSREAYADAEQRGWRTEVDENLAAFLADANSFYLATASADGQPYIQHRGGPKGFLKVLDKTTLAFADYAGNRQYLTQGNLSENPKAYIFVMDYAHRRRVKIWGEARAVEDDPALVQSLFPRGYKARPEQVVVFKILAWDTNCPQHIPQKFDAADVAAALAARDQRIAELEAEVAALKGEKGVT, encoded by the coding sequence ATGAATTCAGGGCTCACCTATGCCAGCGATGTCGCCTTCACGCCCGCGGTGAAGGCCATTCAAGCGCGAAAGGGCTCGCGCGAGGCCTATGCCGATGCCGAGCAGCGCGGCTGGCGCACCGAGGTCGACGAAAACCTCGCCGCGTTCCTGGCCGATGCCAACAGCTTTTATCTCGCCACCGCCTCGGCCGACGGCCAGCCCTATATCCAGCATCGCGGCGGACCAAAGGGTTTTCTGAAGGTGCTGGACAAGACCACGCTCGCCTTCGCCGACTATGCCGGCAACCGGCAATACCTCACGCAAGGCAACCTCTCGGAGAACCCCAAGGCCTACATCTTCGTGATGGACTACGCCCATCGCCGCCGCGTGAAGATCTGGGGCGAGGCGCGCGCGGTCGAGGATGATCCGGCCCTGGTGCAGTCGCTGTTTCCAAGGGGTTACAAGGCGAGGCCGGAGCAGGTCGTCGTGTTCAAGATTTTGGCCTGGGACACCAACTGCCCGCAGCACATCCCGCAGAAATTTGACGCAGCGGATGTCGCGGCAGCGCTGGCGGCGAGGGATCAGCGGATCGCGGAGTTGGAGGCAGAGGTTGCAGCGCTGAAGGGAGAGAAGGGGGTGACCTAG
- a CDS encoding EAL domain-containing protein, which translates to MDDRDKQVADTDSLGPLDPLLLGGLLEQAVNNLSLGIVLFGADRKVIYCNQRYMQMYALSPEDVRPGTPTRNLIQHRLKLGLKTRDEANAYIRKRTEGEIVSERTVQEFADGRIIAYSIRPLPGGGGMATHEDITEREELSARLTERNLQFDSAINNMSQGLCFFDGNHRLIVCNTRYVDMYGLPPERVRPGTSLWEILELRFAVGSVPAMTRDEYVKWRTDIAISAEPTDSIVEMRNGRTFKIRHRPMPDLGWVATHEDITEQRHAELQIAHMAHHDALTDLANRTLLGQRLEQAFAAGATFAIHHIDLDKFKSVNDTLGHHAGDALLKAVSERLRKLVRPGDTIARMGGDEFIVLQTPIDDRNDASALAERIIRQMNLPFDIDGQQTIAGASIGLAIAPGDGATPEQALRNADLALYQAKSEGRGTYRFFEPAMDEQVQNRRALELDLRKALAAGEFELHYQPLVQTETGEISGVEALIRWRHPQRGLIPPNSFIPLAEEIGLIVPIGEWVIRQACMTASRWPDRLHIAVNISAAQFHHPGLAEVIVGALAASGLDARRLEIEITESVLLHDKNGTLAMLHRLRALGIRIAMDDFGTGYSSLTYLQCFPFDKIKIDRSFIRDIATDASSLNIVRAIAALANGMGMGTTAEGVETREQLDRIAAEGCTEVQGFLFSRPLPAAEIERKFLSTEAPAVLDRFAAA; encoded by the coding sequence ATGGACGACCGTGACAAGCAGGTCGCCGACACTGATTCGCTCGGTCCGCTTGACCCCCTCCTTTTGGGCGGGCTGCTCGAGCAGGCCGTCAACAATCTGTCGCTCGGCATCGTCCTGTTCGGCGCGGACCGCAAGGTCATCTACTGCAACCAGCGCTACATGCAGATGTATGCCCTGTCGCCGGAGGACGTGCGTCCGGGCACACCGACCAGGAACCTGATCCAGCATCGGCTGAAACTCGGATTGAAGACCCGCGACGAGGCGAACGCCTATATCCGCAAGCGGACCGAGGGAGAGATCGTCAGCGAGCGGACCGTGCAGGAATTCGCGGATGGTCGGATCATCGCCTACAGCATTCGTCCACTTCCCGGCGGCGGCGGTATGGCCACCCACGAGGACATCACCGAACGCGAGGAGCTCAGCGCGCGGCTCACGGAGCGCAACCTGCAGTTCGACAGCGCCATCAACAACATGTCGCAGGGCCTGTGCTTCTTCGACGGCAATCATCGACTGATCGTCTGCAACACGCGATATGTCGATATGTACGGCCTGCCGCCGGAGCGCGTTCGACCCGGCACGTCGCTATGGGAGATTCTCGAACTGCGCTTCGCTGTCGGCAGCGTTCCCGCGATGACCCGGGACGAGTATGTCAAATGGCGCACCGACATCGCGATCTCGGCGGAGCCGACTGACAGCATCGTCGAGATGAGGAACGGGCGCACCTTCAAGATCCGTCATCGGCCCATGCCCGACCTGGGCTGGGTGGCGACCCACGAGGACATCACCGAGCAACGGCACGCGGAGCTCCAGATCGCCCATATGGCGCATCATGACGCCCTTACCGACCTTGCCAATCGCACCTTGCTCGGCCAGCGCCTGGAGCAGGCCTTCGCGGCCGGCGCGACCTTCGCCATCCATCACATCGATCTCGACAAGTTCAAGTCGGTCAACGATACGCTGGGGCATCATGCCGGCGACGCGCTTCTCAAGGCCGTCAGCGAGCGCCTGCGCAAGCTCGTTCGCCCGGGCGATACGATTGCCCGGATGGGCGGCGACGAATTCATCGTCCTGCAGACTCCGATCGACGATCGCAACGACGCAAGTGCCCTCGCCGAGCGCATCATCAGGCAGATGAACCTGCCGTTCGACATCGACGGACAGCAGACGATCGCCGGCGCGAGCATTGGGCTTGCGATCGCGCCGGGCGACGGAGCAACGCCCGAGCAGGCGCTACGCAATGCCGATCTGGCGCTCTACCAGGCCAAGAGCGAGGGCCGCGGCACCTACCGCTTCTTCGAGCCCGCGATGGACGAGCAAGTGCAGAACCGCCGCGCGCTCGAGCTCGATTTGCGCAAGGCGCTCGCCGCAGGCGAATTCGAGCTTCACTACCAGCCGCTGGTGCAGACCGAGACCGGCGAGATCAGCGGCGTCGAGGCCCTGATCCGCTGGCGGCATCCGCAGCGCGGCCTGATCCCGCCGAATAGCTTCATTCCGCTTGCCGAGGAGATCGGCCTGATCGTGCCGATCGGCGAATGGGTCATCCGACAGGCCTGCATGACCGCGAGCCGGTGGCCAGACCGACTGCATATCGCGGTCAACATCTCCGCCGCCCAATTCCATCATCCCGGCCTCGCCGAGGTCATTGTGGGAGCGCTGGCGGCGTCCGGCCTGGACGCGCGACGCCTGGAGATCGAGATCACCGAGAGCGTCCTGCTCCACGACAAAAATGGAACGCTCGCCATGCTGCACCGGCTACGCGCGCTGGGCATCCGGATCGCCATGGACGATTTCGGCACCGGCTATTCGTCGCTGACCTATCTGCAGTGCTTTCCTTTCGACAAGATCAAGATCGATCGTTCCTTCATCCGCGACATCGCAACCGACGCCAGTTCTCTCAATATCGTTCGCGCCATTGCTGCGCTCGCGAATGGAATGGGGATGGGGACGACGGCGGAAGGCGTTGAGACGCGCGAGCAGCTCGATCGCATCGCGGCCGAAGGGTGCACCGAGGTCCAGGGCTTCCTGTTCAGCCGCCCGCTGCCGGCCGCGGAGATCGAGCGCAAGTTCCTGTCGACCGAAGCGCCTGCCGTGCTCGACCGCTTCGCCGCGGCCTGA